In one Tripterygium wilfordii isolate XIE 37 chromosome 22, ASM1340144v1, whole genome shotgun sequence genomic region, the following are encoded:
- the LOC119992134 gene encoding histidine-containing phosphotransfer protein 2-like isoform X2, which produces MLGASIKEQLTNFIRSLNERGLLDHHFDLALELQTEENPQFVSELISMFCRDAEVSIAELTTLLDQPLVDYTKAITFVHQLKGSSSSIGGCRMTLASGELRQASDKRNKERCIEALYKVKQEYQILKENLSIIAQMQNAIQANERSKRP; this is translated from the exons ATGTTGGGGGCTAGTATCAAAGAGCAGCTCACTAACTTTATCAGGAGTTTGAATGAACGG GGTCTGTTAGATCATCACTTTGATCTGGCACTAGAGCTGCAGACTGAAGAAAATCCGCAGTTTGTTTCAGAATTGATTTCCATGTTCTGCAGAGATGCTGAAGTTTCAATAGCAGAGTTGACTACACTACT TGATCAACCTCTTGTGGACTATACCAAGGCGATTACTTTTGTTCATCAGCTCAAAGGAAGTAGTTCGAG TATTGGTGGTTGTCGGATGACCCTGGCTTCTGGTGAGCTACGACAAGCTTCTGATAAAAGAAACAAGGAGAG GTGCATTGAAGCACTCTACAAGGTCAAGCAGGAATACCAAATTTTGAAGGAGAATCTGAGTATCATTGCCCAG ATGCAGAACGCTATTCAAGCAAATGAGAGAAGCAAACGACCATAG
- the LOC119992134 gene encoding histidine-containing phosphotransfer protein 2-like isoform X1, with amino-acid sequence MLGASIKEQLTNFIRSLNERGLLDHHFDLALELQTEENPQFVSELISMFCRDAEVSIAELTTLLSDQPLVDYTKAITFVHQLKGSSSSIGGCRMTLASGELRQASDKRNKERCIEALYKVKQEYQILKENLSIIAQMQNAIQANERSKRP; translated from the exons ATGTTGGGGGCTAGTATCAAAGAGCAGCTCACTAACTTTATCAGGAGTTTGAATGAACGG GGTCTGTTAGATCATCACTTTGATCTGGCACTAGAGCTGCAGACTGAAGAAAATCCGCAGTTTGTTTCAGAATTGATTTCCATGTTCTGCAGAGATGCTGAAGTTTCAATAGCAGAGTTGACTACACTACT CAGTGATCAACCTCTTGTGGACTATACCAAGGCGATTACTTTTGTTCATCAGCTCAAAGGAAGTAGTTCGAG TATTGGTGGTTGTCGGATGACCCTGGCTTCTGGTGAGCTACGACAAGCTTCTGATAAAAGAAACAAGGAGAG GTGCATTGAAGCACTCTACAAGGTCAAGCAGGAATACCAAATTTTGAAGGAGAATCTGAGTATCATTGCCCAG ATGCAGAACGCTATTCAAGCAAATGAGAGAAGCAAACGACCATAG